The DNA sequence TCATGGCGGGCGGTTCGAATTGCGGTTCAGGAATCCGTTGGCGTGTTCGTGCCGGAACCAAACAGGCGCTGCCACAACGAGGGCGGCGGCGTGTAGCGCGCGGTGGCCCGCGCCCGGAATTCCATTTCGAGCCGGGACTTGGCGTGCATCCCAAACAGCGCATCCACCGCCAGGCCGATGACCAGCCACGCGATGATGAAAAATCCCTCGGCCACATTCGGGCCCGGTCCCGAGAAACTGGCGATGGCGATGAACATCAGGAAGCCGGCGTAAAGAATCCACGGCAGCGCGAGAATGCGCACGACCGCGGCGGTGTTGGCGCGATTGGCGTTGCGCGCGGTGAGACTTTGCCACAGCCCCACGTAGAACAGCGCCGCCAGGTCGGCCACGAGCATGATCAGGCCGCACAACCAGGTGAGCAACCAGCTGCCTTCGTCGCCGCGCACGTCGCGGCTGGTCAGCCCCACCATGAGGAAAACCACCTCCAGGGAAATCACCGTCACCACCGGCCAGAGGAATTGGCGGCAGAGGGCGAGGAACTGCCCGCGCAAAATGTCCGCCACGTCCAGCGGCGTGGACAACAGCAGTTCGAGGGCGCCGATCCGCCGGTCCTCGGCCAGTTGCGCGCACACTTCGCCGGCAAACCAGCCCTTGAGAATCGTGTTCAGCAGAATCGCGGTGGCGATGTAAGTTGCCGGGTTCGTCCAGTCGTCCTTAAACTTCAGCCAGCCCCAAATCCAGCCGCAGCCCAGCACGCCAATGACCGCCCAGACCAGCGCGGGTTTCAAGCGCGAGCGCGCTGCCAGCCAGAAGAACGCGTTCACATCCAGCAGCCGTTGACGGAAGGCCTTGCGTTCCTTGCTGTCACCGAGCGTCCAGCGCAGCCAGCGGTCGCGCCAGCGCAGGCGGGCGACCGTGGCCGCCTTGTCCTGCCACGAACGCGGCACAATCGCGCACGACAACACCAGAAACAGCCAGGCGAGCCCGTGGGTGAAGGCAAGCGAGTTCAGGAATTCGCCGGCATGTCCGCGGTAAGTGGCGGCAAACGCGAGAAAGAACGCGTAGCCTGGGCTGGGAATCAGCAGCATCTGCGGCGGCTGCTGCCAGTTGTAATAGCCGGCGAGGATGGCGCCCATCAGTGGCAGCAGCCCGGCGAAGCCGAGCACGATGAACATGCACAACCCGGCGGCGTTGCGCGCGGATTTCGTCAATGCGGAGGCGAGCATGCCGGCGGCGAGCGAAAAGAACAGCGTGTTCAGCAGCACCGCGGTGACGCGCCAGAATTCCACCGCGGTCACGCCGCCCATGAGCAGCGGGATGGCCAGCATCGGCAGGATGGCCACCAGCCCGTAAAACGTGTTCAGCGAGCTGGCCACCAGCTTGCCCGCCACCACATCGAAGCCGCGCAGGTCCGTCAGGAACAGCAGGCCCAGCGTGCCGTCGCGCTTCTCCTCGGCCAGACAATCCGCCGTGGCCCGCGCGCCGGCGCCAAGGCAGAACAGTTGGGCAATGATGGTGAGCGCCACGAACATCACCATGCTCAGGGCAGCCGGCGGCTCGCGCCGCCACATCACGTAAATCCAGGTGCCGATGATGATGACGGCCAGCGCAATGCCGGACCGCAGCCAATACGTGCTGCGGCGGCGGGCGGCCACGCGCAATTCGCGGTCAACAATGGGCAGAAACGTCATGGGCAGTTGTGTTGCAGGGCGGGTGGGGGATGGTTTGGGGAGGCGCGGATCCAGTTGAGCAGGCGTTCCCGCCAGCGCCGGTCGCGCGTGCGAAATTCCCGATGCAGCCGTTCACTGGCCCAACCGATGAACAGGACATCTTTCACCACCAGCAGCGGCGGCGCGAGGAACGTCCAAATCTGAAGTCCCAATGCGCTGCCTGAGAGCAATGTGGGCAGCAAACAGAGGACAGCAAAGGGCGCCACGGTGACCAGGGCCACCGCGCCGCCAACGATGGCAAAGGAGCTGTGCAAACGCGTCGCCAGCCACAAACTTGCCATGCCCACCGCCAGAATGCCCAGCACCGTGTCCGCCGTGGCGCAGCCACCCGACAGCAGTTGCATGATTTCGTGGTGCGGGGACGCCTGGATGAACCCCACGATGACCAGAATGGCGCCGCCGAGCACGAGGTAAAGCGGCCCACGGAGCAACCGGACCAGTGCGAGCCGTTGTTCGCGGAGAATGCCGCGCGCGCCGACCGGCGTTACCAGCAACAATTCCAATTCGCCGCTCTGCCGGGCTTCAAACAGGAACCGGCTCGCCACGAAGGCAAACAACCCCTGGCTGGTCAGCGCAAACGCGAGCGCAAAGCCGGCGCCCGCCAGCGCGGAACCATACCGGAGGATGGCAAACACGCTGGCCAGCGAACCAAGAAAGGAAATGCCCGCCGCCAGCCACGCCAGTTTGCGCTGGCCGGGCAGTCGCAACATTGCCCGCGCCACCGGTGCGAAGGCGCGGCGCCGGTTCGCGCGGTTGAGCAGCACCACGCGGGTGGCGCCCACCAGCCGGCGCATCGCCGGCGCCCTGGCCTTCAAGGCCCGCGTCAGATGAATCTTCCGCCAGTTGCGTGCCAGCGCGTGGTGGGCGGCGAGCAGGAACAGGATTGTTTCGAGGAACGTGCTACCCAGCGCGCTCCAATACGTCAGCGGATCGGCCGTGTAGTTTGCGGCCCGGGCGGAAAGGAACGCGCCGATCGGGCTGAAGAAAAACAACGGCACGCGAAGCCACAGGAAGGTCGCTGCGCCCAACACCAGCGGTCCCAGGGTCAGGCCGGTCAGCACGCCCAGCGCGCCGATCATGGCGTGAAATTGACTGTGCGAATGCACGGAAATCAAAAGTCCCACGGCCAGCGCCAGCAACAGCGTGGTCAACAGAACCAGCGCCATGCGCGCCACTTCGCCGCCGGTCACGCCGCCGGCCACCAGCGGAAGCATCAGCAGCGGCGCCAGACCCAGCAGGGCGTAGAAGGCCACCAGCCCGGTCACGACGTATTTGCCGAGCACGACATCCAGCCCCTTCAACGACGTCAGGAACAGCAGCCCCAGCGTTCCCTCCCGGCGTTCGCGGCTGATGCAGTCCGCGGTGAGGAGGGAGGCGCTGAAGGCCAGGACGAGGCCCAGCATGGAAAGCATGTTGAACGAGCCGCGGCCCACCTGCGCAGGACTCACCGCGACCAGCCGGGCGTTGAACCATTGCAGGCACGCCATGACGGCGAAGCCCGCGACGATCGCGCGCAACCACCAGGTGCTCCGGCGAAAAGCCGCCACGCGCAGTTCGCGTCCTACGATGGGGAGCAAGGTCATGCGCAAATTTGTGCGCGAACCGGGCGGTGGCTCAAGCGCTTTCCGTCGCAAATTGCCGGCGCTCCAGCCGGATCCGCAGCCGCACCCAGAGAAAGCAGACAATCACGAGCTGCACCAGGAGGGACCGCAGCGCCAGCGGCACCGCGAGGCCCACCAGCAGCGTCAGCAGCAGCGCCGTGAGAAAATTGCGGCACACCAGCGAAAAGTAGAGGCCCACAACCGGCACCGTGATGAAGCGGACCGCCAGCCGCAGCATCGTCGGAAAATCATCGTCCATCCGGTGCAACGCGGTGGACAGGTAGGTCCAGCCCAGCAGCAGGAACACCATTGCCGGCAGGAACTGGCCCCACAAGCCGCGCAGCCGGCCGAGGATGATTTCCCCTTCGCGCAGCGGACTCACCAGGAGCAGTTCCAACACCCGCGACTCGCGTTCGCGCCGGAAGCTCAACGAGGCGTTGATGGCCATGCTGACTACCAACGTCCAGCCGAGGATGTCATGACAGGTGGCAAAGGAGCGGGTGTAAAAATTCGAGTCTGTGAGGAGCAGGCTGTAGGTCGAGATCATGGCGGCCAGCCAGCCCCACACCACCAGCCGTCCACTCCACGTGCGTTGCTCCAGCCAGCCCACGGGATTGTGCTCCAGCTTGTGTTTCATCCAGCGTCGCAGCAGGCCGAGCATGACCACCGGCGTGCACAGGCGCTGGCGCCACCGGACCAGCCACGGCGGCGGCGGCGTTTCCTGCCAGCGGCCCGCCATCAGTCGCGCCGCCGTCAGGAGCGCGAGGCCCAGCACCAACAAGGCCATCAGCAACGCGCTTCCGCTGGTGAACAAAATGGACCGAAACGTCGCCACCGAAGTCGCGCCGATCACCGGCCCAAAACCGCTGCGATAGTAAAACCCGCTCATGAACAGTGCAGGGTTCAGCCCCGCGGCAACCTGTGCGCCCACCTCCGCCCAGCTTTCCGAATTCCAAAAAGGATTGCCCGGGAGGAACACGGTGAGTGCGCCGCCGAGTCCCACGCAGAACAGGAAGGCCAGGCCGCCGGCGAACAGATACGCCAGAATCAGGGCCCGCACCCACGACCGGCTCAAGGCCGATGCCAGCATGCCGGCCGTGAGCGCCAGCACAATGGCCCCGGCGTTCAACAGCAACGAACTCGCCGCCTGCTGCCAGCTCACACCACCCATCAGCAGCGGCAGAGTGACGATCGGCACGGCCGCCGCCAGCAGCGATGCCGCCCGCAACGCGTGCGTCAGGCCTTTGGCCATCACGATGTCATGCGCCCGCAGCGGGGTGAGAAACAGCAGTCCCAATGTGCCTTCGCGGCGTTCGCGGCTGACACAGTCCGCCGTCAGCAACGGCACCAGCACCCAAATCGCCAATTGCAACGTGCCGTGCAGTGCGGTGAACAACCGGCCGCCGTCCTCGGCGCGCAGCCGGTGTCCCAGCGTCAGGAAAATCGCCGCCCCCAGGACTGCCCCCGCTCCCAGCACGCGCAGCCAGTAGGTGAAATCGTGCCGTGATTCCGCCCGCAGCTCGCGGATCAAAACGGGCAGGGCATTCATGGCTTCAGGCAGGGTAACGACGGTTTGCTCCGGAGCCTAATTCGGAGCCGTCGTCTGACAAGCTTGAATGAGCGGCGGGGGGGCGCCAAATTGCGCGAGTTGCCCAATCACCGCCCGTCTCCGGGTGCGCATCAGGCCACTTGAATGACGTCCTTAGCCGCGCTGGTAGTTGGCCGGGCACCATTGAAAACCGATCGCGCGCAGACGAACCTGTGGCATGAAACCCGGTGAAATCATGATGCCAGAATTGTCCGTTGCGCTCGTCATCCGGGTGAGCGGTGGGGAACACTTTGAAACCGCGCCGTGCACGCACACGGGTGATTTACAAACCGGTTTGCAGGCAGCGGACGCCGACGACCTTGAGCCGTGCCATTGCACGCGCGCTTTCACGCATCCATTCAGCCTGCCGGACGTGAGCCGCTTCGGTGTCCGTCTGCCGCAGTGACACATTGTGCGCGGCTGAACTTGCCGAACCAGGGCGCGGGCTTATGTTGACTCAGGCCGATGTGACTCAGGCGGGAAGCAAAAGCGACCCAGCGGATGCCCGATAGCCACATCGGCCGAGTGCTTTTCCTGGCCGGCCGCTCGCGCCGGTTCATCTGTCGTTGGGCTTTGACGTTCGCTGGTCCGCCAGCCAATCCAACACAGGCTGCACGAGTTCATCGAAGTGATACGGCACGGTTTCGTGGGTTGCCCCGGCAATCGTGAGCAGCGTGCTGCGCGGCGCGGCCCGGGCGAACAAGGCGCACACGTCGGCCGGCGGCGCAATGTCGTCTTCGGCGCCGGCGATGAACAACGCCGCCACGGGGTCGCGCGCCAGCACATCGATCGGATTCAATTCCGCCGGCCCGACTCCGAGAATGCGCGGCAGTTGTTTCAGGCCGGCCCTGGGAAAAATGCGCGGCAGGCACGGTGCATACTCCGCGCAAATGTTCAGCACTGCATTGGACAGCATGGCGTATGGCGCGATGGCGACGACGCGTCCGACCCGCGGGTCCGTGGCCTTCCACCGCAGCGCGAGCGCGGCGCCGTAGGATTCCCCGAGCACCGCCACGGGTGCGGGCGCGGCCGCGTGCCGGGTGAGTTCGTCCAGCAATTCGCGCAAGTCATTGGCTTCCCGCACCCCGAAGAAAATTCGTTCGCCGCTCGAGGCGCCGTGGCCGCGCAAATCCACCAGCACGGTTTGTCACCCATGTTCCGCCAACAGCAGGGCCCACGGCAGCATCGCGAACTGTGCTTCGCCGTAACCATGCAGCAGCACCACCGTGCCGCGCGGCGACCGGCTCCAGGTGTTCGCCGCCCCGGGAACCTCGGCGTCGAAATTGTATTGCGCCCGCTCATGCCGGGCAGCGGTCCAGTTGCTGCTGGTGACCGTCAGCCGGTAATCGGCCGGCGGGACAATGCGGTATTGCAGGCGTGCGGGCGGTGGACCGACTTCGATTTCCTGCGGTGGGAAATGGGTCAGCAATTTGTCGTCAAAAGCGAGAAAGACGCGGGCTTGCGGAGCCAGCCACGACGGATAGGTGTTCGGGGCCTGCACCATGCGCCGGGCGACATAGCCGCCGCAGCCGGTGGCGGTCAGCGCGACGCCCAGCGTGGCCAGCCCGCGCAACATCCAACTGCGCCGCGGCGGAAGCAAACGAAGGAGACGGCGGATGGCGGCGATGATTGGAAACTTCGCGAAGCGGCAACCTTGAGCCATGGTGCCGCGAAGCTAGTCGCGTTGCGCTTCCCGGGCAAGCGGGTCGCGCAATGGCGGTCGTTGCCGTTCAGTTCAAACCGGAGCGGGGGATTCCCATCGATGCAACGCGCGGGTGTAATCGCGGCACAGACGTTCCCACCGGTGGCGGTCCCGCGGATGTATTTTGCGCCCGCACAGGCTCAGAAACGAACTGATCCAGTGACTCTCGGCCAGCACGCGCAGCCGCTGACGACGGCGTGTGGCCATTTCCGGACGTGAAGACGGTGACGGCGAAGCCGGAGACGAAGATCGATTGGCATGCATTGCTCTGTATTTGCGGCGCGGCCCGCCGGCGGGCGAACCCTTGCCTGCAAAATTGAAAAGCAGTTCTCAGTCCAACCACGGCCGCGTGCCCGGAGCCACATTTTGTTCGCACCGCTGGCAAAATTCGGGTGGCCGCGATTTTGAAGGGAGAATTACGACGTTCAGATGCGATGGGGTTGATGCCAGATGGAAGAAGCCGCGCGAGACGCGGCTGGGTCGAACACGGTCTGGCCGGGGGCAGGGAACGGGCGCATCTCAGTGTGTTGCACAGTCGCTCCCCCCGGCAATTTCATTGGCACCCGGCTTCAGCCGGGTGGATTCATGGACGACGGCGGAAAAACAGTTTCAACCACTTATGCCAGGCTGAAGCCAGATGCCAATGGGAGCGTGCGCGAAACGGAGATGCGCCGCAGGGAGCCGAGCGAGGATCGGTGACTCGCGGTGGTATTGCCTGCTCCCAAGTCTGCGATGCCTCGGCCGCGCCCGTTATTGCCGACGGCGGCGGCTTCACCGCGCCGCGGTTCATTCGCCGTTTCACGCGTCCAGCCTGTGCAAAATGTCGCTGATCAGCACCGCCCCCGGGTTGGCCAAAACGGCAGCCACGGGGCAGGGTCGCCCCAACCTCTTGTTGCAGTGGTGGAAAGAGTGGAGCCAATGGTCGGGATTGAACCGACGACCTACGGTTTACGAAACCGTTGCTCTACCACTGAGCTACATTGGCTTCAGCACTGTCGGAGCCGGTGTGGATGAACCCGCCCCATGCCGACCCGAGCGGGACGGCGCCCGTAGGTAACCCGACTTCACCTTGTCTCGTCAAGTTGAACATTCCGGCCATGGCGTGTGCGCGGCTGGAGTCAACCGGCCTGGCGCCGGTCCGCGTTCTCAGCGGCCGGCTTTCAGCTTGCGATAGCGACGGATGAGATTGTTGGTGGAGCTGTCGTGTTGCAGCGGCGGCGTGGTTTTGCTTTCGAGTTCGGGCACGATGCGTTGCGCCAGGGCCTTGCCCAGTTCCACGCCCCATTGGTCGAACGGATTGACGTTCCAGATGGCGCCTTGGGTGAACACGATGTGTTCGTAAAGCGCCACCAGCGCGCCGAGGATTTCCGGCGTGAGCCGGTCGGCAAGAATCAAGTTCGATGGGCGATTGCCTTCGAACACACGATGCGGCACCAGCCAGGCCGGCGTGCCTTCGGCTTTGACTTCGGCGGTGGTTTTCCCGAACGCCAGCGCTTCGGCCTGCGCCAGGACATTGGCCAGCAGGAGATCGTGATGGCGCCCGAGCGGCGTGAGCGCCTTCGCAAAGGCGATGAAGTCGCACGGAATGAGCCGCGTGCCCTGATGAATCAACTGGTAGAACGAGTGCTGGCCGTTTGTGCCGGGCTCGCCCCAGTAAACCGGGCCGGTTTGGTAATTCACCTGGCGCCCGGCCAGCGTGATGGATTTGCCGTTGCTCTCCATCGTCAACTGCTGGAGATACGCGGGGAAACGTTTCAGATAGTTTTCGTAAGGCAGCACTGCGATGGTTTCGGCGCCCAGAAAATTCGTGTTCCAGAGGCTCAGCAGGGCCATCAGCACGGGGAGATTGCGTTCCAGCGGAGCCGTGCGGAAATGCTCGTCCATGGCGTGAAAGCCCTTCAGCAGCGCGCGAAAATCCTCCGGTCCGATGGCCAGCATCGTGGACAGACCAATCGCCGAATCCATCGAGTAACGTCCGCCCACCCAGTCCCAAAAGCCGAACATGTTGGCAGTGTCGATGCCGAAGGCGGAGACTTTTTCCGCGTTGGTGGAAACGGCGACAAAGTGCCTGGCCACGGCTTTTTTATTGCCGCCCAGCCCCTTCAACAACCAGTCACGCGCACTGCCGGCATTGGTCATCGTCTCCTGCGTGGTGAATGTTTTGGAGGAAACGATGAACAGCGTTTCGGCCGGATCCAGATCGCGCGTGGCCTCGACGAAATCGATGCCGTCCACGTTGGAAACGAAGCGGAACACGAGCCGGCGGTCGCTGTAATGTTTGAGCGCTTCATACGCCATGACGGGGCCGAGGTCCGAGCCGCCAATGCCGATGTTCACGAGATTGCGAATGCGCTTGCCCGTGTGTCCCTTCCACGCGCCGCTGCGAACGCGCCGGGCGAAGGCGGCCATCTTGTCGAGCACGGCGTGGACCTCCGGCACGACGTTCCGCCCGTCCACGAAAATTTTTGCCGTTTTCGGCGCGCGCAACGCGACATGCAGGACGGCGCGGTTTTCGGTGACATTGATTTTATCGCCGCGGAACATGGCGCGCAGTTTGCCGCTTAAATCCGATTCTTTGGCGAGGCGCAGAAGCAATTTGATCGTTTCGCTGGTGACGCGATTTTTGGAGTAGTCGAGAAACAAGCCGGCGGCTTCGGCGGTCAGACGTTCGCCCCGTTGCGGGTCGCGGGCGAACAGTTCACGCAAGTGCACACGACGCATTTGCGCCTGATGTTTCGTCAGGGCTTTCCAGGCGGGGCGCTGGGTCAACGAGGGCTGGGTCTTTTTCATATACCAAACTTGTCGCTCACGAATACCGAACCCTGCCCGGACAGTCCACCTTGTTATGGCGCGCCCGGCCGCGACAAGGGATGTTGTGTGCGGTCGAGCGCGGGCAGACGGCGAAATTTCGACGCACAATTCTGGTCGATTTGCCGGCCGGATGGACTAGGTTCGGGCATGATTTTGGTGACCGCGAATCAGGCCAGGCAACTGCTGTTCCTTGGTTACATCGGGACGGTGACGCGGGAGGAATTGCGCCAATGCCGCGCTGATCTCGAAGCCGAACTGGCCCACCTGAAGCCGGGCTTCCAACTATTGGTGGATCTCACGCACCTCGCCGCCATGAGCACTGCGTGCACGGACGAAATCGGGCGCAACATGGAGATGCTGGACCGGTGCGGCGTCGGGCTGGTGGTGCGGGTGATTCCCGATCCCTACAAGGACATTGGGATGAACATCCTCACGCTTTTTCATTATCCGCACCACCCGCGCGTGATCACCTGCGACAGCATGGCGGAGGGCGCGCGGGCGGTCTGGCTTTGAACCGGTGCGCGGCACGGATTTC is a window from the Verrucomicrobiia bacterium genome containing:
- a CDS encoding ABC transporter permease subunit, producing MTLLPIVGRELRVAAFRRSTWWLRAIVAGFAVMACLQWFNARLVAVSPAQVGRGSFNMLSMLGLVLAFSASLLTADCISRERREGTLGLLFLTSLKGLDVVLGKYVVTGLVAFYALLGLAPLLMLPLVAGGVTGGEVARMALVLLTTLLLALAVGLLISVHSHSQFHAMIGALGVLTGLTLGPLVLGAATFLWLRVPLFFFSPIGAFLSARAANYTADPLTYWSALGSTFLETILFLLAAHHALARNWRKIHLTRALKARAPAMRRLVGATRVVLLNRANRRRAFAPVARAMLRLPGQRKLAWLAAGISFLGSLASVFAILRYGSALAGAGFALAFALTSQGLFAFVASRFLFEARQSGELELLLVTPVGARGILREQRLALVRLLRGPLYLVLGGAILVIVGFIQASPHHEIMQLLSGGCATADTVLGILAVGMASLWLATRLHSSFAIVGGAVALVTVAPFAVLCLLPTLLSGSALGLQIWTFLAPPLLVVKDVLFIGWASERLHREFRTRDRRWRERLLNWIRASPNHPPPALQHNCP
- the pgi gene encoding glucose-6-phosphate isomerase — encoded protein: MKKTQPSLTQRPAWKALTKHQAQMRRVHLRELFARDPQRGERLTAEAAGLFLDYSKNRVTSETIKLLLRLAKESDLSGKLRAMFRGDKINVTENRAVLHVALRAPKTAKIFVDGRNVVPEVHAVLDKMAAFARRVRSGAWKGHTGKRIRNLVNIGIGGSDLGPVMAYEALKHYSDRRLVFRFVSNVDGIDFVEATRDLDPAETLFIVSSKTFTTQETMTNAGSARDWLLKGLGGNKKAVARHFVAVSTNAEKVSAFGIDTANMFGFWDWVGGRYSMDSAIGLSTMLAIGPEDFRALLKGFHAMDEHFRTAPLERNLPVLMALLSLWNTNFLGAETIAVLPYENYLKRFPAYLQQLTMESNGKSITLAGRQVNYQTGPVYWGEPGTNGQHSFYQLIHQGTRLIPCDFIAFAKALTPLGRHHDLLLANVLAQAEALAFGKTTAEVKAEGTPAWLVPHRVFEGNRPSNLILADRLTPEILGALVALYEHIVFTQGAIWNVNPFDQWGVELGKALAQRIVPELESKTTPPLQHDSSTNNLIRRYRKLKAGR
- a CDS encoding alpha/beta fold hydrolase is translated as MLVDLRGHGASSGERIFFGVREANDLRELLDELTRHAAAPAPVAVLGESYGAALALRWKATDPRVGRVVAIAPYAMLSNAVLNICAEYAPCLPRIFPRAGLKQLPRILGVGPAELNPIDVLARDPVAALFIAGAEDDIAPPADVCALFARAAPRSTLLTIAGATHETVPYHFDELVQPVLDWLADQRTSKPNDR
- a CDS encoding ABC transporter permease subunit, with translation MTFLPIVDRELRVAARRRSTYWLRSGIALAVIIIGTWIYVMWRREPPAALSMVMFVALTIIAQLFCLGAGARATADCLAEEKRDGTLGLLFLTDLRGFDVVAGKLVASSLNTFYGLVAILPMLAIPLLMGGVTAVEFWRVTAVLLNTLFFSLAAGMLASALTKSARNAAGLCMFIVLGFAGLLPLMGAILAGYYNWQQPPQMLLIPSPGYAFFLAFAATYRGHAGEFLNSLAFTHGLAWLFLVLSCAIVPRSWQDKAATVARLRWRDRWLRWTLGDSKERKAFRQRLLDVNAFFWLAARSRLKPALVWAVIGVLGCGWIWGWLKFKDDWTNPATYIATAILLNTILKGWFAGEVCAQLAEDRRIGALELLLSTPLDVADILRGQFLALCRQFLWPVVTVISLEVVFLMVGLTSRDVRGDEGSWLLTWLCGLIMLVADLAALFYVGLWQSLTARNANRANTAAVVRILALPWILYAGFLMFIAIASFSGPGPNVAEGFFIIAWLVIGLAVDALFGMHAKSRLEMEFRARATARYTPPPSLWQRLFGSGTNTPTDS